A DNA window from Kitasatospora viridis contains the following coding sequences:
- a CDS encoding ABC transporter ATP-binding protein has product MLTAAGPYAPQFRRTLRLSAAASLAQAAAYAVFVPLLAELTRRQIRAERAWLWVALLAALTGVEALLRVRETAFTYDYWHLVTRATRLRLGAQLRAMPQQELSRRAAGDLTSVVGGNTTTAAGAISSLGTLFVQLVTVPLVLGAVVLAVDWRLGLVLAAAVPAALPLVRRVQRRANSGFHQVDSADAELSDRIVEYVQGLPVLKATGQAGAGSPRLGPVLARQHQAQLTANRSAALPVAGTQLVVQIALVALVAVGADLSLGAHLSPAVLAAVVVAAARFAEPLGLATVMTKLFEQAEAALHRIDEVLAVPPLPVEPGGSAPAGSAITFEEVSFAYQGQGEPTLRGVSFTVPERSLTALVGPSGSGKTTVTKLIGRYADPQHGTVRLGGTDLRTLEPDQVLRHLAVVFQDVHLFDDTVRANIALGRSGATDAEIEDAARAANAHEFIARLPQGYDTPVGEIGSALSGGERQRISIARALLKDAPVVLLDEPTAALDTESERVVQQAVDRLVAGRTVVVIAHRLSTVVGADQILVLDGGRITQRGSHAELLADPAGRYARMWAAQLAAREWAHA; this is encoded by the coding sequence ATGCTCACCGCCGCCGGCCCGTACGCGCCGCAGTTCCGCCGCACCCTGCGGCTGTCCGCCGCCGCCTCGCTGGCCCAGGCCGCCGCCTACGCCGTCTTCGTGCCGCTGCTCGCCGAGCTGACCCGCCGTCAGATCCGCGCCGAGCGGGCCTGGCTGTGGGTGGCCCTGCTGGCCGCGCTCACCGGCGTCGAGGCGCTGCTGAGGGTGCGTGAGACGGCCTTCACCTACGACTACTGGCACCTGGTCACCAGGGCCACCCGGCTGCGGCTCGGCGCCCAGCTGCGGGCCATGCCCCAGCAGGAGCTGTCCCGGCGGGCCGCCGGCGACCTCACCTCCGTGGTCGGCGGCAACACCACCACGGCGGCTGGCGCGATCTCCTCGCTCGGCACCCTCTTCGTCCAGCTGGTCACCGTCCCGCTGGTGCTCGGCGCGGTGGTGCTGGCCGTCGACTGGCGGCTCGGCCTGGTGCTGGCCGCCGCAGTGCCGGCCGCGCTGCCGCTGGTGCGCCGGGTCCAACGGCGCGCCAACTCCGGCTTCCACCAGGTGGACTCGGCCGACGCCGAGCTGTCCGACCGGATCGTCGAGTACGTCCAGGGCCTGCCCGTGCTCAAGGCCACCGGGCAGGCCGGGGCCGGCTCCCCGCGGCTGGGCCCGGTGCTGGCCCGCCAGCACCAGGCCCAGCTGACCGCCAACCGCTCGGCCGCGCTGCCCGTCGCCGGGACCCAACTGGTGGTCCAGATCGCCCTGGTGGCGCTGGTTGCGGTCGGCGCCGACCTGTCGCTCGGCGCGCACCTATCGCCCGCCGTGCTGGCCGCCGTGGTGGTCGCCGCCGCCCGGTTCGCCGAACCGCTGGGCCTGGCCACCGTGATGACCAAGCTGTTCGAGCAGGCCGAGGCCGCCCTGCACCGGATCGACGAGGTGCTGGCGGTGCCGCCGCTGCCGGTCGAGCCCGGCGGCTCGGCGCCCGCCGGCTCCGCCATCACCTTCGAGGAGGTCTCCTTCGCCTACCAGGGCCAGGGCGAACCCACCCTGCGCGGCGTCTCGTTCACCGTCCCCGAGCGCTCGCTGACCGCGCTGGTCGGCCCCTCCGGCTCCGGCAAGACCACCGTCACCAAGCTGATCGGGCGCTACGCCGACCCGCAGCACGGCACCGTCCGGCTCGGCGGCACCGACCTGCGCACCCTGGAGCCCGACCAGGTGCTGCGCCACCTCGCGGTGGTCTTCCAGGACGTCCACCTGTTCGACGACACCGTGCGGGCCAACATCGCCCTCGGCCGTTCCGGCGCCACCGACGCGGAGATCGAGGACGCGGCCCGGGCCGCCAACGCGCACGAGTTCATCGCCCGGCTGCCGCAGGGCTACGACACCCCGGTGGGCGAGATCGGCTCCGCGCTGTCCGGCGGCGAGCGCCAGCGGATCTCGATCGCCCGGGCCCTGCTCAAGGACGCCCCCGTGGTGCTGCTGGACGAGCCGACCGCCGCCCTGGACACCGAGTCGGAGCGGGTGGTCCAGCAGGCCGTGGACCGCCTGGTGGCCGGCCGGACCGTGGTGGTGATCGCCCACCGGCTCTCCACCGTGGTCGGCGCCGACCAGATCCTGGTGCTCGACGGCGGCCGGATCACCCAGCGCGGCAGCCACGCCGAGCTGCTCGCCGACCCGGCCGGCCGGTACGCCCGGATGTGGGCCGCGCAGCTCGCCGCCCGGGAGTGGGCGCACGCCTGA
- a CDS encoding ABC transporter ATP-binding protein, producing MTGLRSLLDLVGLAPAVRARLGRAALLGLLGGLAAVAGFLCVAYAVGAVLAGRSATGWTAGAAAGLVLSFALRWLSENLAHEASYQLEVELRGELADALARMPLGEVQRLGSGAIRKIVQDDVKSLHNVVADSLPFVGVGLAQPLAALLVLGTVQWKLLLAVLLILPIAMLCLSFLSRDHTQQRETYNRANERVNAAVVEFVQGMPVVRTFDDGKHSFGRFATAVEEFTEAVAGWLATSRTAGLLTKLFIVPLPTLLLVATAAVPLRAAGWISDTDLLLGLLIGTLPIEAVAPLMHLVNHINDSKAGAVRIADLLAVPALPEPEHPREPADRSITLERVRFSYTPDRPALDGLDLEIPAGTVCALVGPSGSGKSTVARLVPRFHDVDEGAVRIGGVDVREMSSTALLKQVALVFQDPFLVTGSIAENIRLAKPDATDAEVEAAAEAAAAHEFIVNELPAGYATQVGERGGLLSGGQRQRITIARAILSDAPIVILDEATAFADPENEALIQRAVARLTAGRTVLVIAHRLNTITGVDQIAVLDGGRVVERGRHTDLVAAGGRYAQLWANHEAAARWGLTTDLENAR from the coding sequence GTGACCGGCCTGCGCAGCCTGCTCGACCTGGTCGGGCTCGCCCCCGCCGTGCGGGCCCGGCTCGGCCGGGCCGCCCTGCTCGGCCTGCTCGGCGGCCTCGCCGCCGTGGCCGGGTTCCTCTGCGTCGCCTACGCGGTCGGTGCTGTGCTGGCCGGCCGCTCCGCCACCGGCTGGACCGCCGGCGCGGCGGCCGGGCTGGTGCTCTCCTTCGCGCTGCGCTGGCTGAGCGAGAACCTCGCCCACGAGGCCAGCTACCAGCTGGAGGTCGAGCTGCGCGGCGAACTCGCCGACGCACTCGCCCGGATGCCGCTCGGCGAGGTGCAGCGGCTCGGCTCCGGAGCGATCCGCAAGATCGTCCAGGACGACGTCAAGTCGCTGCACAACGTGGTGGCCGACAGCCTGCCGTTCGTCGGCGTCGGCCTGGCCCAGCCGCTCGCCGCGCTGCTGGTGCTCGGCACCGTGCAGTGGAAGCTGCTGCTCGCCGTGCTGCTGATCCTGCCGATCGCGATGCTCTGCCTCTCCTTCCTCTCCCGCGACCACACCCAGCAGCGCGAGACCTACAACCGGGCCAACGAGCGGGTCAACGCCGCCGTGGTCGAGTTCGTCCAGGGCATGCCGGTGGTGCGCACCTTCGACGACGGCAAGCACTCCTTCGGCCGGTTCGCCACCGCCGTCGAGGAGTTCACCGAGGCGGTGGCCGGCTGGCTGGCCACCTCCCGGACCGCCGGGCTGCTCACCAAGCTGTTCATCGTGCCGCTGCCCACCCTGCTGCTGGTCGCCACCGCCGCCGTGCCGCTGCGCGCGGCCGGCTGGATCTCCGACACCGACCTGCTGCTCGGCCTGCTGATCGGCACCCTGCCGATCGAGGCGGTGGCCCCGCTGATGCACCTGGTCAACCACATCAACGACAGCAAGGCCGGCGCCGTGCGGATCGCCGACCTGCTCGCCGTCCCGGCCCTGCCCGAACCCGAGCACCCGCGCGAGCCCGCCGACCGCAGCATCACCCTGGAGCGCGTCCGGTTCTCCTACACCCCCGACCGGCCCGCCCTGGACGGCCTCGACCTGGAGATCCCGGCCGGCACCGTCTGCGCGCTGGTCGGCCCCTCCGGCTCCGGCAAGTCCACCGTCGCCCGGCTGGTCCCGCGCTTCCACGACGTGGACGAGGGCGCCGTGCGGATCGGCGGCGTGGACGTGCGGGAGATGAGCAGCACGGCGCTGCTCAAGCAGGTCGCCCTGGTCTTCCAGGACCCCTTCCTGGTCACCGGCAGCATCGCCGAGAACATCCGGCTCGCCAAGCCCGACGCCACCGATGCCGAGGTCGAGGCCGCCGCCGAGGCCGCCGCCGCCCACGAGTTCATCGTCAACGAGCTGCCCGCGGGCTACGCCACCCAGGTCGGCGAGCGCGGCGGGCTGCTCTCCGGCGGCCAGCGCCAGCGGATCACCATCGCCCGGGCGATCCTGTCCGACGCGCCGATCGTCATCCTCGACGAGGCCACCGCCTTCGCCGACCCGGAGAACGAGGCCCTGATCCAACGGGCCGTCGCCCGGCTCACCGCCGGCCGCACCGTGCTGGTGATCGCCCACCGCCTCAACACCATCACCGGTGTGGACCAGATCGCCGTGCTCGACGGCGGCCGGGTGGTCGAACGCGGCCGGCACACCGACCTGGTCGCCGCCGGCGGACGCTACGCACAGCTCTGGGCGAACCACGAGGCCGCCGCCCGCTGGGGCCTGACCACCGATCTGGAGAACGCACGTTGA
- a CDS encoding (2,3-dihydroxybenzoyl)adenylate synthase, translating into MLNGFTPWPAQFAARYRERGYWQGRTLGSVLRRAALARPTATAVVDGERRWSYRELDERADRLAAGLAALGIAPEERVLVHLPNTAEFLALSFALFRLGAVPVYALPAHRETEIVQLARLAEAVAYVAPDTHLGFDHRELARSVRAQAPSVRHVLVAGEPAEFTALAAVDAEPDPLPGPEPSDVALLLLSGGTTGTPKLIPRTHDDYAYNLAAAAEAAGLDADTRYLAALPVAHNFPLACPGVLGTLHAGGTVVLSPTPSPEDAFRLIERERITVTALVPPLVLLWLEDAAHSAADLTSLRLLQVGGARLQPETAARIAPVLGCRLQQVFGMAEGLLTMTRPDDPEDLVLTTQGRPLAADDELRVVDPQDREVAPGGTGELQVRGPYTLRGYYRAEEQNRAAFTADGYFRTGDLVRQLPGGHLVVTGRTKDVINRGGDKVPVQEVEQLLLTHPAVHEVALVGLPDRELGERSCACVIARGAPPSRAELTAHLTALGLAAFKLPDRLAVLERLPRTALGKVDKRALAELLTGGAR; encoded by the coding sequence ATGCTGAACGGATTCACCCCCTGGCCGGCGCAGTTCGCCGCCCGCTACCGCGAGCGCGGCTACTGGCAGGGCCGCACCCTCGGCTCGGTGCTGCGCCGCGCCGCCCTGGCCCGCCCCACCGCCACCGCCGTGGTGGACGGCGAGCGCCGCTGGAGCTACCGCGAACTCGACGAGCGCGCCGACCGGCTGGCCGCCGGGCTGGCCGCGCTCGGGATCGCCCCCGAGGAGCGGGTGCTGGTGCACCTGCCCAACACCGCCGAGTTCCTGGCGCTCTCCTTCGCGCTCTTCCGGCTCGGCGCCGTCCCCGTCTACGCCCTGCCCGCGCACCGGGAGACCGAGATCGTGCAGCTGGCCCGGCTCGCCGAGGCCGTCGCCTACGTCGCCCCCGACACCCACCTCGGCTTCGACCACCGCGAGTTGGCCCGCAGCGTGCGCGCCCAGGCGCCGAGCGTGCGGCACGTCCTGGTGGCCGGCGAGCCGGCCGAGTTCACCGCCCTGGCGGCCGTCGACGCCGAGCCGGATCCGCTGCCCGGTCCCGAACCGTCCGACGTCGCCCTGCTGTTGCTCTCCGGCGGCACCACCGGCACCCCCAAGCTGATCCCGCGCACCCACGACGACTACGCCTACAACCTCGCGGCCGCCGCCGAGGCGGCCGGCCTCGATGCGGACACCCGCTACCTCGCCGCCCTCCCGGTGGCACACAACTTCCCGCTCGCCTGCCCCGGGGTGCTCGGCACCCTGCACGCCGGCGGCACCGTGGTGCTCAGCCCCACGCCCAGCCCCGAGGACGCCTTCCGGCTGATCGAGCGCGAGCGGATCACCGTGACCGCCCTGGTGCCGCCGCTGGTGCTCCTCTGGCTGGAGGACGCCGCGCACAGCGCCGCCGACCTCACCAGCCTGCGCCTGCTCCAGGTCGGCGGCGCCCGGCTGCAGCCGGAGACCGCCGCCCGGATCGCCCCGGTGCTCGGCTGCCGCCTCCAGCAAGTCTTCGGCATGGCCGAGGGACTGCTCACCATGACCCGCCCGGACGACCCCGAGGACCTCGTGCTCACCACCCAGGGCCGGCCGCTGGCCGCCGACGACGAACTGCGCGTCGTGGACCCGCAGGACCGCGAGGTCGCCCCGGGCGGCACCGGCGAGCTCCAGGTGCGCGGGCCCTACACGCTGCGCGGCTACTACCGCGCCGAGGAGCAGAACCGGGCCGCCTTCACCGCCGACGGCTACTTCCGCACCGGCGACCTGGTCCGCCAACTGCCGGGCGGCCACCTGGTGGTGACCGGCCGGACCAAGGACGTGATCAACCGGGGCGGCGACAAGGTGCCGGTCCAGGAGGTCGAGCAACTGCTGCTCACCCACCCGGCCGTGCACGAGGTCGCCCTGGTCGGCCTGCCCGACCGGGAGCTGGGGGAGCGCAGCTGCGCCTGCGTGATCGCCCGCGGCGCCCCGCCGAGCCGGGCCGAGCTCACCGCCCACCTGACCGCGCTCGGCCTCGCCGCCTTCAAACTGCCCGACCGCCTCGCCGTGTTGGAGCGCCTGCCGCGCACCGCGCTCGGCAAGGTGGACAAGCGCGCGCTGGCCGAGCTGCTCACCGGAGGTGCCCGGTGA
- a CDS encoding salicylate synthase produces MRQQYLQARVDGPFDPLAVVHQLVRSGLLTEHVVYEREAHWYVAANPLGRIEVTERQVASSFGTVRPWTGAPWRGIEEALAAVPVADWHAYGWTCFELASGDARFAGQTLAHLMVPQLEFTVSTERVLIRALDREALESARKVLAEPAELPDPSAVAVETRLDGERYRAGVARVVAEIGAGRLQKAILSRPVPVPFPVDLCASYLHGRRHNTPARSFLLDLGGWQAAGFSPETVLEADGTGCVTTQPLAGTRALTGDPALDSALRAELLADPKEVSEHAMSVKLAFQELAGVGRDTRIGEFLTVKERGSVQHLASRVASTLTGPHTAWDAFGAVFPPVTASGIPKAAAYRLIEELEPEPRGLYAGAVLMAGADGALDAALVLRAVYQRDGRAWLRAGAGVVGASRPEREYQETCEKLAAVAPYLVPAQI; encoded by the coding sequence ATGAGACAGCAGTACCTCCAGGCCCGGGTCGACGGCCCGTTCGACCCCCTCGCCGTGGTCCACCAGCTGGTCCGCTCCGGCCTGTTGACCGAGCACGTGGTCTACGAGCGCGAGGCGCACTGGTACGTCGCCGCGAACCCGCTCGGCCGGATCGAGGTGACGGAGCGTCAGGTCGCCAGCAGCTTCGGCACCGTGCGGCCCTGGACCGGGGCACCCTGGCGCGGCATCGAGGAGGCACTGGCCGCCGTGCCGGTCGCCGACTGGCACGCCTACGGCTGGACCTGCTTCGAACTCGCCAGCGGGGACGCCCGGTTCGCCGGCCAGACGCTGGCCCACCTGATGGTCCCGCAGCTGGAGTTCACCGTCTCCACCGAGCGGGTGCTGATCCGCGCCCTGGACCGGGAGGCGCTGGAGAGCGCCCGCAAGGTGCTGGCCGAACCCGCCGAGCTCCCCGACCCGAGCGCCGTCGCCGTGGAGACCCGGCTCGACGGCGAGCGGTACCGGGCGGGCGTCGCCCGGGTGGTCGCCGAGATCGGCGCGGGGCGGCTGCAGAAGGCGATCCTCTCCCGGCCCGTGCCGGTGCCGTTCCCCGTGGACCTGTGCGCCAGCTACCTGCACGGGCGCCGCCACAACACCCCGGCCCGCTCCTTCCTGCTCGACCTCGGCGGCTGGCAGGCCGCCGGGTTCAGCCCGGAGACCGTGCTGGAGGCGGACGGCACCGGTTGCGTCACCACCCAGCCGCTGGCCGGCACCCGGGCGCTCACCGGCGACCCGGCCCTGGACAGCGCACTGCGCGCCGAACTGCTGGCCGACCCCAAGGAGGTCAGCGAGCACGCGATGTCGGTCAAGCTGGCCTTCCAGGAGCTGGCCGGCGTCGGCCGCGACACCCGGATCGGCGAGTTCCTGACCGTCAAGGAGCGCGGCAGCGTCCAGCACCTCGCCTCCCGGGTCGCCAGCACGCTCACCGGGCCGCACACCGCCTGGGACGCGTTCGGCGCTGTCTTCCCGCCCGTCACCGCCTCCGGCATCCCGAAGGCCGCCGCCTACCGGCTGATCGAGGAGCTGGAGCCGGAGCCGCGCGGGCTCTACGCGGGCGCCGTGCTGATGGCGGGCGCCGACGGCGCCTTGGACGCCGCCCTGGTGCTGCGCGCCGTCTACCAGCGCGACGGCCGGGCCTGGCTGCGGGCCGGCGCCGGAGTGGTGGGCGCCTCCCGCCCCGAACGGGAGTACCAGGAGACCTGCGAGAAGCTCGCCGCCGTCGCGCCCTACCTGGTCCCCGCCCAGATCTGA